From Cellulophaga lytica DSM 7489, a single genomic window includes:
- a CDS encoding ABC transporter ATP-binding protein, with amino-acid sequence MKELKHINKYFKKYWLKLTIGIIITVVARVFSLVMPPYVNKSINVVKEFISQGNVPIDVVKGHLLDYILIILGAALLSGFFTFLMRQTIINVSRHIEYDLKNEVYDHYQKLSLNFYKKNRTGDLMNRISEDVSQVRMYCGPALMYGMNTFTLFACIIPIMYSKAPTLALYTLIPLPILSVLIYNISKVIHKRSTVVQQFLSKLSTFAQESFSGISVIKAYGIEEKTNSQLVSLANEGKDKSMSLVRINAWFFPLMVLLIGISNIIVIYVGGKQYLNGQIESIGLIAEFIIYVNMLTWPVAIVGWLTSIIQRAEASQERINEFLQEEPEIKNTVTTPMEINGKIEFKNVSFTYDDTNITALKNVSFTINPGETVAIIGKTGSGKSTILDLIARLYDVSSGNIAIDNTPIKEVNLDCLRQNIGAVPQDAFLFSDSIKDNIKFGKEDATDEEIIAVAKKAVVHKNIMNFKEKYDTVLGERGITLSGGQKQRVSIARALLKDPKIYLFDDCLSAVDTETEEKILNNLKSASKNKTTLIVSHRVSSAKNADKIIILDNGKVVQEGTHNSLFEIDGYYKALYNSQLSEKES; translated from the coding sequence ATGAAAGAGTTAAAACACATTAATAAATACTTTAAAAAATATTGGCTTAAACTTACCATAGGTATTATTATAACAGTTGTTGCGCGAGTATTTTCATTAGTAATGCCGCCTTACGTAAACAAATCTATTAACGTAGTAAAAGAATTTATTTCTCAAGGAAACGTACCTATTGATGTGGTTAAAGGACACCTGCTAGATTATATTCTTATTATTTTAGGTGCTGCCCTTTTATCTGGTTTTTTTACCTTTTTAATGAGGCAAACCATAATTAATGTATCTAGACACATAGAGTACGACTTAAAAAATGAGGTTTATGACCACTACCAAAAGTTAAGTTTAAACTTTTACAAAAAAAACCGAACAGGTGATTTAATGAACAGGATTAGCGAAGATGTTAGTCAGGTTAGAATGTATTGCGGACCAGCTTTAATGTACGGGATGAATACTTTTACATTATTTGCTTGTATTATACCCATAATGTATTCTAAAGCTCCCACTCTAGCTCTTTATACGCTTATACCATTACCTATATTATCTGTATTAATTTATAACATTAGTAAAGTTATACACAAACGTAGTACTGTAGTACAACAGTTTTTAAGTAAGCTTTCTACGTTTGCACAAGAATCTTTTTCTGGAATATCTGTAATAAAAGCTTACGGTATTGAAGAAAAAACTAACAGTCAATTAGTGTCTTTAGCTAATGAAGGTAAAGATAAAAGTATGTCTCTTGTTCGTATTAATGCGTGGTTTTTTCCATTAATGGTACTATTAATTGGTATAAGTAATATTATTGTTATTTATGTTGGCGGCAAGCAGTACTTAAACGGACAAATAGAGAGTATTGGATTAATTGCAGAGTTTATTATTTATGTAAATATGCTTACGTGGCCTGTTGCAATTGTAGGCTGGTTAACCTCTATTATACAAAGAGCAGAAGCATCACAAGAGCGTATAAACGAGTTTTTACAAGAAGAACCAGAGATTAAAAATACTGTTACTACTCCTATGGAGATTAATGGTAAAATAGAGTTTAAAAACGTAAGTTTTACCTATGATGATACTAATATTACAGCTTTAAAAAATGTATCTTTTACCATAAACCCTGGAGAAACTGTAGCTATAATTGGTAAAACTGGTAGCGGAAAATCTACCATACTAGATTTAATTGCAAGATTATATGATGTTTCCTCTGGTAATATTGCTATAGATAATACTCCTATTAAAGAAGTTAATTTAGATTGCCTAAGACAAAACATTGGTGCTGTACCACAGGATGCTTTTTTATTTTCTGACTCTATTAAGGACAATATCAAATTTGGTAAAGAAGATGCTACTGATGAAGAAATTATAGCTGTTGCTAAAAAAGCAGTGGTTCATAAAAATATTATGAACTTTAAAGAAAAATATGACACTGTTTTAGGAGAAAGAGGTATTACCTTAAGTGGAGGGCAAAAACAACGTGTATCTATTGCAAGAGCACTATTAAAAGATCCTAAAATTTACTTGTTTGATGATTGCCTTTCTGCAGTAGATACAGAAACTGAAGAAAAGATACTTAACAACCTAAAATCTGCTTCTAAAAACAAAACAACTCTTATAGTAAGTCACAGAGTATCTTCTGCCAAAAATGCAGACAAAATTATTATTTTAGATAACGGAAAAGTAGTTCAAGAAGGTACACATAACTCATTATTTGAGATAGATGGCTATTACAAAGCTCTTTATAATAGTCAACTCTCAGAGAAAGAAAGTTAG
- a CDS encoding Dabb family protein codes for MKNIFLLLFMCLCLTSYANISTNKNLKTSMTTAKDSVLRHVVIFKFKPEATKQQIKTIEKAFSALPSKIAQIMDYEWGLNNSPEGLSKGFTHCFFVTFKNEEDRAIYLPHPDHKAFVSLLTPVLEDVFVLDYWSN; via the coding sequence ATGAAAAATATATTTTTATTACTTTTTATGTGTTTATGTTTAACTAGTTACGCAAACATTAGCACAAATAAAAACTTAAAAACTTCTATGACTACAGCTAAAGACAGCGTATTAAGACACGTGGTTATTTTTAAATTTAAACCAGAAGCAACAAAACAACAAATTAAAACTATAGAAAAAGCCTTTAGTGCTTTACCCTCTAAAATAGCACAAATAATGGATTATGAGTGGGGATTAAACAATAGTCCAGAAGGTTTAAGCAAAGGGTTTACACATTGCTTTTTTGTAACTTTCAAAAATGAAGAAGACCGCGCAATTTACTTACCGCACCCAGACCATAAAGCGTTTGTATCTTTACTTACACCTGTGTTAGAAGACGTATTTGTATTAGATTATTGGAGCAATTAA
- a CDS encoding DUF1573 domain-containing protein: MKKIILLFGAAVFAMSFTACKDNASNKIIMANVDSAAERDNNAKDLPVMTFDRTEFDFGTIEQGTPQQTVFTFTNTGKAPLIITDAKSTCGCTIPEYPKNKAIAPGESGELLVKFNGSGQNQVTKAVTVTANTAKGRETLRIKAFVNPKNGAAASVPLK; this comes from the coding sequence ATGAAAAAAATTATTTTACTATTTGGAGCTGCTGTTTTTGCTATGTCTTTTACAGCTTGTAAAGACAACGCTTCTAATAAAATAATTATGGCTAATGTAGATAGCGCAGCAGAAAGAGACAACAATGCTAAAGACTTGCCTGTAATGACTTTTGATAGAACTGAGTTTGATTTTGGTACTATTGAGCAAGGAACACCACAACAAACAGTTTTTACATTTACAAATACAGGAAAAGCACCATTAATTATTACTGATGCAAAAAGTACTTGCGGTTGTACCATTCCAGAATACCCAAAAAACAAAGCAATTGCTCCAGGAGAATCTGGTGAGTTGTTAGTTAAATTTAATGGTTCTGGTCAAAACCAGGTAACTAAAGCAGTAACAGTAACAGCAAATACAGCTAAAGGAAGAGAAACTTTACGTATTAAGGCATTTGTAAACCCTAAAAATGGTGCAGCAGCATCAGTACCTTTAAAATAA
- a CDS encoding LysE family translocator, with protein MNLDILLAFISATTLLAFFPGPDNIYVLTQSLVNGKKYGLATVAGLISGCLVHTTLLAFGVSALIKANDYLFLGIKIFGALYLFYIAYKVFKSDGSLILGGDNAPKKSLFSLFKQGFIMNVLNPKVALFFLAFFPGFLFSNTLNTIVQFYVLGVLFMVVSFVVFSIIAILAGSISSYIIKNEKVGYIFKWLQIVVFVGLGIYILLSDK; from the coding sequence TTGAATTTAGATATACTCTTGGCCTTTATTTCTGCCACTACTTTGCTAGCTTTTTTTCCGGGACCAGATAATATTTATGTGCTAACACAAAGCCTTGTTAATGGTAAAAAGTATGGTTTAGCAACTGTTGCGGGTTTAATTTCTGGTTGTTTGGTACATACAACACTTTTAGCTTTTGGTGTATCTGCACTAATAAAAGCTAATGATTATTTGTTTTTAGGAATTAAAATATTTGGAGCCTTGTACCTATTTTATATTGCCTATAAGGTTTTTAAGAGTGATGGAAGCCTTATTTTAGGGGGAGATAACGCGCCAAAAAAAAGCTTATTTTCGCTTTTTAAACAAGGGTTTATAATGAATGTTTTAAATCCAAAAGTGGCATTGTTTTTTTTAGCTTTTTTTCCTGGTTTTTTATTTAGTAATACACTTAATACTATTGTACAGTTTTATGTGTTAGGAGTACTTTTTATGGTAGTTTCCTTTGTGGTATTTAGTATTATAGCCATTTTAGCGGGGTCTATATCTAGTTATATTATTAAAAATGAAAAAGTTGGATATATTTTTAAATGGTTGCAAATTGTAGTTTTTGTAGGCTTAGGAATTTATATTCTTTTATCGGATAAATAG
- a CDS encoding quinone-dependent dihydroorotate dehydrogenase: MYKAIIRPLFFLMDPEKVHHLSFSLIKFFSKIGFGGLFRAMYVVDDKRLEKEVFGIKFKNPVGLAAGFDKDAKLFKELSNFGFGFIEIGTLTPKPQTGNPKKRLFRLKADSAVVNRMGFNNGGVLEAVERLKAQHNVLIGGNIGKNKITPNDGAVEDYLICFEALYPHVDYFVVNVSSPNTPGLRELQDKEPLTNLLNALVTENKKYVTQKGVKAKPILLKIAPDLTNEQLLDIIDIVAITKINGVIATNTTIERNNLKSPESITKENGGLSGKPLTNRSTEVIRFLAEKSNKAFPIIGVGGIHSEKDALEKINAGADLIQIYTGFIYEGPRLIKRINKAILANT; this comes from the coding sequence ATGTACAAAGCTATTATTAGGCCGTTGTTTTTTTTGATGGATCCAGAAAAGGTGCATCATTTATCATTTTCATTAATCAAGTTTTTTTCTAAAATAGGTTTTGGAGGTTTATTTAGAGCAATGTATGTAGTAGATGATAAACGATTAGAGAAAGAAGTTTTTGGGATAAAATTTAAAAACCCTGTTGGTTTGGCAGCAGGTTTTGATAAAGATGCTAAACTTTTTAAAGAGCTGTCTAACTTTGGATTTGGTTTTATTGAAATAGGAACATTAACACCTAAGCCACAAACTGGTAACCCTAAAAAACGTTTGTTTAGATTAAAAGCAGATAGCGCAGTTGTTAACCGTATGGGATTTAATAACGGAGGAGTGTTAGAGGCAGTAGAGCGTTTAAAGGCGCAACACAATGTGTTAATTGGTGGTAATATTGGTAAAAATAAAATTACACCTAATGATGGTGCTGTTGAAGATTATTTAATTTGCTTTGAAGCATTATACCCACACGTAGATTATTTTGTTGTAAATGTAAGTTCACCAAACACACCTGGCTTAAGAGAATTACAAGACAAAGAACCGTTAACCAATTTGTTAAATGCTTTAGTTACTGAAAATAAAAAGTATGTTACGCAAAAAGGAGTAAAAGCTAAACCAATTTTACTTAAAATTGCACCAGATTTAACAAATGAGCAATTGTTAGATATTATAGACATTGTAGCAATAACAAAAATAAACGGAGTTATAGCAACTAACACAACCATAGAACGTAACAACTTAAAATCACCAGAAAGTATTACTAAAGAAAACGGAGGTTTAAGTGGTAAGCCGTTAACTAACAGAAGTACTGAGGTTATTAGATTTTTAGCAGAAAAAAGCAATAAAGCGTTTCCTATTATTGGAGTAGGAGGTATACACTCTGAAAAAGACGCGTTAGAAAAAATAAATGCAGGAGCAGATTTAATACAAATTTACACCGGTTTTATATATGAAGGTCCTAGATTAATAAAAAGAATAAATAAAGCAATTTTAGCTAACACTTAA
- the yajC gene encoding preprotein translocase subunit YajC — protein sequence MQQILDQYPFLPMVGIFIVAYFFMIRPQMKRSKDEKKFAEQLKKGDKVITKSGMHGKIFDLNDKDMSCVIETMAGKIKFSRSAISMEMSKKLNEPVAEKK from the coding sequence ATGCAACAAATATTAGATCAGTACCCATTTCTACCAATGGTAGGAATATTTATAGTAGCATATTTTTTTATGATACGACCGCAAATGAAACGTTCTAAAGACGAAAAGAAATTTGCAGAACAATTAAAAAAAGGAGATAAGGTTATTACCAAAAGCGGTATGCACGGTAAAATCTTTGATTTAAATGATAAAGATATGTCTTGTGTAATTGAGACAATGGCTGGTAAAATTAAGTTTTCTAGATCTGCTATTTCTATGGAAATGAGCAAAAAATTAAATGAACCAGTAGCAGAAAAAAAGTAA
- the pepT gene encoding peptidase T, with translation MQDILDRFLGYVKIDTQSDASSNTTPSTAKQWDLANKLVAELKDIGLEDVTIDDNAYIMATLPSNIDKEVPTIGFIAHFDTTPDFSGTNVNPQIIRNYDGKDIVLNAEENIILSPDYFEDLLQYKGQTLVTTDGTTLLGADDKAGITEIVTAMEFLIAHPEIKHGKIRIGFTPDEEIGRGAHKFDVDKFGAEWAYTMDGSQIGELEYENFNAAGAHITIQGKSVHPGYAKGKMINAIGIAQEIMAALPNKEVPEHTSGREGFYHIHTIKGEIENAELGLIIRDHERSSFEDRKKALETIVFRLNEKYNNCIELSIKDQYYNMKEKVMPVYHIVETAKEAMEALNITPIIKPIRGGTDGSQLSYMGLPCPNIFAGGHNFHGKYEYVPVESMEKAVEVIVKICELTATK, from the coding sequence ATGCAAGACATATTAGATAGATTTTTAGGTTATGTAAAAATAGATACGCAAAGCGATGCAAGCTCTAATACAACACCAAGTACAGCTAAACAATGGGATTTAGCCAACAAGCTTGTTGCAGAACTTAAAGACATAGGATTGGAAGATGTTACCATAGATGACAATGCATACATAATGGCTACATTACCAAGTAATATTGATAAAGAAGTACCTACAATTGGTTTTATTGCTCATTTTGATACTACACCAGATTTTTCTGGAACTAATGTAAATCCGCAAATTATAAGAAATTATGATGGTAAAGACATTGTATTAAATGCAGAAGAAAACATTATTTTATCTCCAGATTATTTTGAAGATTTATTACAATATAAAGGCCAAACTCTTGTTACCACAGATGGTACTACACTTTTAGGTGCAGATGACAAAGCTGGTATAACTGAAATTGTTACCGCAATGGAATTTTTAATTGCACACCCAGAGATTAAACACGGTAAAATTAGAATTGGCTTTACTCCTGATGAGGAAATTGGTCGTGGTGCACATAAATTTGATGTTGATAAATTTGGTGCAGAATGGGCATATACTATGGATGGTAGCCAAATTGGTGAGTTAGAATACGAAAACTTTAATGCTGCAGGTGCACACATTACAATACAAGGTAAAAGTGTACACCCAGGTTACGCTAAAGGAAAAATGATTAATGCTATTGGTATTGCGCAAGAAATTATGGCTGCTTTACCTAACAAAGAGGTGCCTGAACATACATCTGGCAGAGAAGGTTTTTACCATATACATACTATTAAAGGAGAGATAGAAAATGCTGAATTAGGCCTAATTATTCGTGATCATGAAAGAAGTTCTTTTGAAGACCGAAAAAAAGCCTTAGAGACCATAGTATTTAGGCTAAATGAAAAATACAATAACTGCATTGAGCTTTCTATTAAAGACCAGTACTACAATATGAAAGAAAAGGTTATGCCTGTTTACCATATTGTAGAAACCGCCAAAGAAGCAATGGAGGCATTAAATATAACTCCTATTATAAAACCTATACGTGGTGGCACAGATGGCTCACAACTAAGTTATATGGGCTTACCTTGTCCTAATATTTTTGCTGGTGGGCATAATTTTCACGGAAAATATGAGTATGTACCTGTAGAAAGTATGGAAAAAGCTGTAGAAGTTATAGTAAAAATTTGTGAACTTACTGCTACTAAATAA
- a CDS encoding YdeI/OmpD-associated family protein, with translation MSSNNTDAKIKVDAYFNKEQPFKQGIAFLRKIALNTELTETYKWGAPVYTINNKNVIGILAFKHHFGIWFYNGALLKDPKKVLLNAQEGKTKAMRHWKFLAVNDINKETVTDYILEAIENQKKGIEVTFTKNTDVKIPEILTGALDKNIDLKRKFNSFTPYKQKEFITYINEAKRDATKLNRLAKCITLIQDGIGLHDKYRK, from the coding sequence ATGAGTTCTAACAATACAGATGCTAAAATAAAAGTTGATGCTTATTTTAATAAAGAACAGCCTTTTAAGCAAGGTATTGCCTTTTTAAGAAAAATTGCTTTAAACACAGAACTCACAGAAACTTATAAATGGGGAGCTCCTGTTTATACTATAAACAACAAAAATGTTATTGGTATTTTGGCTTTTAAGCATCATTTTGGAATTTGGTTCTATAATGGTGCTTTGCTTAAAGACCCTAAAAAAGTATTATTAAATGCCCAAGAAGGAAAAACTAAAGCTATGCGGCATTGGAAATTTTTAGCTGTTAATGATATAAACAAAGAAACCGTTACAGATTATATTTTAGAAGCTATAGAGAATCAGAAAAAAGGTATTGAAGTTACTTTTACTAAAAATACAGATGTAAAAATACCTGAAATATTAACTGGTGCTTTAGATAAAAACATAGACCTTAAGCGTAAGTTTAATTCCTTTACACCCTACAAACAAAAGGAATTTATTACTTATATAAATGAGGCCAAAAGAGATGCTACAAAGCTAAACAGATTAGCAAAATGCATTACACTAATACAGGATGGCATAGGTTTACATGATAAGTATAGAAAATAA
- the nusB gene encoding transcription antitermination factor NusB, which yields MLTRRHIRVKVMQCIYALTHSQDDTLEKQVKFLKYSVDSMYTLYLLMLSLLVELQKRAEEQADIAAKSYLGNVSDAYPDRKKFVNNRVLLQIADNKLLLEELSSRKLNDWYLNEEYIRLIYKEVVESEYYTTYMTSKTSSYEEDKNLLADLYKNVIAPNEKIYDYFEDDKLTWVDDIPIINTFVLKLIKKAKPDATESYFLPELLKEDDDMVYAKQLLTKTLLNDAEYVKEIVGKTPNWDKDRIADIDGILLKMAICELLNFPSIPEKVTINEFLEIAKEYSTPKSSIFINGILDKLVREYKSEGKLKKIGRGLL from the coding sequence ATGCTAACAAGAAGGCATATTAGGGTTAAAGTAATGCAGTGCATATACGCCCTTACTCATTCACAAGATGATACACTAGAAAAACAAGTAAAGTTTTTAAAGTATAGTGTAGATAGTATGTACACACTGTACTTATTAATGTTAAGTTTGTTGGTAGAACTGCAAAAAAGAGCAGAAGAGCAAGCAGACATTGCAGCAAAAAGTTATTTAGGAAATGTTTCTGATGCATATCCTGATCGTAAAAAATTTGTAAATAATAGAGTTTTACTACAAATAGCAGACAATAAATTACTACTTGAAGAATTGTCTAGCAGAAAATTAAATGATTGGTATTTAAACGAAGAATACATAAGATTAATTTATAAAGAAGTTGTAGAAAGTGAATATTACACAACATATATGACTAGCAAAACTAGTAGTTATGAAGAAGATAAAAACTTACTTGCAGATCTTTATAAAAATGTAATAGCACCTAACGAAAAAATTTACGACTATTTTGAAGACGATAAATTAACGTGGGTTGATGATATACCTATCATAAATACATTTGTTTTAAAGCTAATTAAAAAAGCAAAGCCAGATGCTACAGAATCTTACTTTTTGCCAGAGCTTTTAAAAGAAGATGATGATATGGTGTATGCAAAGCAATTGCTAACCAAAACATTGTTAAATGATGCGGAATATGTTAAAGAAATTGTTGGTAAAACACCTAATTGGGATAAAGACCGTATAGCAGATATTGATGGTATTTTGCTTAAAATGGCAATTTGCGAACTTTTAAATTTTCCTTCTATTCCAGAGAAAGTAACTATAAATGAGTTTCTTGAGATAGCAAAAGAATACTCTACGCCAAAAAGTAGCATTTTTATAAATGGTATTTTAGACAAGCTTGTACGTGAGTATAAAAGTGAAGGAAAGTTAAAAAAAATAGGTAGAGGATTATTATAA
- a CDS encoding M14 family metallopeptidase: MKKRFFLLAFLMFQFIQAQEKLDLNYYLPQNVTYNPNIPKPIDVIGHEVGEWHVSHDKLQFYMKALAKASDRISIENRGETYEGRPILLLTITSAKNQTNIESIRQTHIANTSTNVDTSNQPIVVYQGFSIHGNEPSGANAGLAYAYYLAAAQGAEIEKMLNNMVILMDPAFNPDGIQRFAHWANSNKSKNLNPDGNDREYHETWPNGRTNHYWFDMNRDWLPVQLPESKARINTFHKWLPNILTDHHEMGTNSTFFFQPGEPTRVHPLTPSVNQELTAEIGTYHAKAFDKIGSLYYSEENYDDYYYGKGSTFPDVNGSIGILFEQGSSRGHVQESENGILTFPFTVRNQFTAALSTIEAAYNMRSKILNYQQQFYKNAKSNAAKSKTKAIIFGDNKDASKTWHLAEILSRHKIKFNQLKNDVSLNGKKYKKGASYVVPMNQKNYQLINAMFEKRTTFTDSLFYDISAWTFPLAFNLDYSETTSLSNLGEEVKVLKPLTGSLTGSSNYAYLFEWNEYYSPRALNTILEAGLRAKVGKEPFTVEGKSYDYGTIMVPVQNQRLNKAELQQFMLQIAEENNLKVTAVGTGLTKGIDLGSNEFDPIKKQQVGLLVGNGVTYADAGEIWHLFDQRYNMKITKLDTDYFSRVDLSRYTALIVPSIYGNALDKNSVAKIKDWVKAGGTLIAYRNAAYWLNSNEIMKINFKKDSAIVAKNIPFDKRRDFRGAQVTGGAIFEAKLDRSHPINYGYKNDKLPLFRNTNIYITPDKNSYNNPIQYTSNPLLSGYISEENLAVLKNSVPFKTQGYGKGQVILFTDNTNFRAFWFGTNKLLMNAIYFGKIM, translated from the coding sequence ATGAAAAAAAGATTTTTTTTACTAGCTTTTCTAATGTTTCAATTTATACAAGCACAAGAAAAACTAGATTTAAATTATTATTTACCACAAAATGTAACTTATAACCCAAATATTCCTAAGCCTATAGATGTTATAGGCCATGAAGTTGGTGAGTGGCACGTATCTCATGATAAATTACAATTTTATATGAAAGCACTAGCCAAAGCTAGTGACCGTATTTCTATAGAAAACAGAGGAGAAACTTATGAGGGCAGACCAATATTATTACTTACTATTACTTCTGCTAAAAATCAGACTAATATAGAAAGTATTAGACAAACGCATATTGCAAACACAAGTACTAATGTAGACACTAGTAACCAGCCCATAGTAGTTTACCAAGGTTTTTCTATTCACGGTAATGAGCCTAGTGGTGCAAATGCAGGCTTAGCTTACGCCTATTATTTAGCTGCTGCACAAGGAGCAGAAATAGAAAAGATGTTAAACAATATGGTTATACTAATGGACCCTGCTTTTAATCCAGATGGTATACAACGCTTTGCACATTGGGCAAACAGCAATAAAAGTAAAAATTTAAACCCAGATGGTAATGATAGAGAATACCATGAAACTTGGCCTAACGGACGTACAAATCATTATTGGTTTGATATGAACCGTGATTGGTTACCTGTGCAGCTACCTGAAAGCAAAGCAAGAATTAATACGTTTCATAAATGGTTGCCTAATATTTTAACAGACCACCATGAAATGGGTACAAACTCTACATTCTTTTTTCAACCTGGAGAACCTACAAGAGTACACCCTTTAACCCCTAGTGTAAACCAAGAGTTAACAGCAGAAATTGGCACATATCATGCTAAAGCTTTTGACAAGATAGGATCTTTATATTATTCTGAAGAAAATTATGATGATTACTACTATGGTAAAGGTTCTACTTTCCCAGATGTTAATGGTAGTATTGGTATTTTATTTGAGCAAGGTAGCTCTCGTGGTCACGTTCAAGAAAGTGAAAATGGTATACTTACCTTCCCTTTTACTGTAAGAAACCAGTTTACGGCAGCATTATCTACTATAGAAGCTGCTTACAATATGCGCTCTAAAATTTTAAACTACCAACAGCAGTTTTATAAAAATGCAAAATCTAACGCTGCTAAAAGTAAAACAAAGGCTATAATTTTTGGCGATAATAAAGATGCCTCTAAAACTTGGCACTTAGCAGAAATTTTAAGTAGACATAAAATAAAATTTAATCAACTTAAAAACGATGTAAGTTTAAATGGTAAGAAATACAAAAAAGGAGCTAGTTATGTTGTTCCTATGAATCAGAAAAACTATCAACTTATAAATGCTATGTTCGAGAAAAGAACAACTTTTACAGATAGCTTATTTTATGATATTTCTGCTTGGACATTTCCTTTAGCATTTAATTTAGATTACTCAGAAACTACTAGTCTAAGTAATTTGGGTGAAGAAGTTAAAGTACTTAAACCCTTAACGGGTAGCCTAACTGGCAGCAGTAATTATGCTTATTTATTTGAGTGGAATGAGTACTATAGCCCCAGAGCACTAAATACTATTTTAGAAGCTGGACTTAGAGCTAAAGTTGGTAAAGAGCCTTTTACGGTAGAGGGTAAAAGTTATGATTATGGAACTATTATGGTTCCGGTACAAAATCAACGTCTTAACAAAGCAGAATTACAACAGTTTATGCTTCAAATAGCAGAAGAAAACAATTTAAAAGTAACTGCTGTGGGTACTGGTTTAACCAAAGGTATAGATTTAGGTAGTAATGAGTTTGATCCTATTAAAAAACAACAAGTAGGCTTGCTAGTAGGTAATGGAGTAACCTATGCAGATGCTGGTGAAATTTGGCATTTATTTGATCAGCGCTACAATATGAAAATTACTAAGTTAGACACAGACTACTTTTCTAGAGTTGATTTAAGCAGGTATACAGCACTAATTGTTCCTAGTATTTACGGTAATGCTTTAGATAAAAACTCTGTTGCAAAAATTAAAGATTGGGTTAAAGCTGGCGGTACTTTAATTGCATACAGAAATGCTGCTTACTGGCTAAACTCTAATGAAATTATGAAAATTAACTTTAAAAAAGACTCTGCAATTGTTGCCAAAAATATTCCTTTTGATAAACGTAGAGATTTTAGAGGTGCACAAGTTACTGGTGGTGCTATTTTTGAAGCCAAATTAGATCGTTCTCATCCTATTAATTATGGGTATAAAAATGATAAATTACCATTATTTAGAAATACCAATATATATATAACGCCAGACAAAAACAGCTACAACAACCCAATACAATATACTAGTAACCCATTGTTAAGTGGTTATATTTCTGAAGAGAATTTAGCTGTATTAAAAAACAGTGTACCATTTAAAACTCAAGGTTATGGCAAAGGGCAAGTTATTTT
- a CDS encoding PUR family DNA/RNA-binding protein yields MSEKELMDQEEIYSKVLRAGRRTYFFDVRSTKAGDYYLTVTESKKFTHDDGSFHYKKHKIYLYKEDFTPFKEILNEMMDYIIKEKGEEVISDRHQKDFKKEERTNAVQETATTNSFTNVSFDDI; encoded by the coding sequence ATGAGTGAAAAAGAATTAATGGATCAGGAAGAGATTTATTCAAAAGTATTAAGAGCCGGTAGACGGACTTATTTTTTTGATGTGAGAAGCACTAAGGCAGGAGACTATTATTTAACAGTTACTGAGAGTAAAAAATTTACACATGATGATGGATCTTTCCATTACAAAAAGCATAAAATCTATTTATATAAAGAAGATTTTACTCCTTTTAAAGAGATTTTAAACGAAATGATGGACTACATTATTAAAGAAAAAGGTGAAGAAGTAATTTCTGACAGGCACCAAAAAGACTTTAAAAAAGAAGAACGCACTAATGCAGTACAAGAAACTGCAACTACAAATAGCTTTACTAACGTAAGCTTTGACGACATTTAA